The proteins below are encoded in one region of Sulfolobus islandicus Y.N.15.51:
- a CDS encoding zinc-dependent alcohol dehydrogenase produces MWKVFFLNRNFIKESVKDELPNSYEIKVFPKYVGICGTDKNIYLGKKPVKEPLVLGHEISGITEKGEKVVVFPNYWCGHCNNCRRGFHNSCKNKISIGVNVDGGMAEYINVPKDFVFIIPDDLNLELGALIEPTAVAVAAVNKIDKEIGKVVILGGGSTGTLISIVAQIKELEAFIIEKDRRKEEILKEKGFKVTSEFEFNDRIAVIDTINNQESISVAQTILKNSVARSELIITGLDEEQISLNRDIIVRNEVIIKGSIIYNRDDFLNSIKLVSGNREKFNKIVDKVCSIDSINECFRKCVIEQPNIKVLVKMDPI; encoded by the coding sequence CTGTGGAAGGTATTTTTTCTTAATAGAAATTTCATCAAAGAAAGTGTTAAGGATGAACTTCCTAATTCGTATGAAATAAAGGTTTTCCCTAAATACGTAGGAATATGTGGTACTGATAAGAATATCTATTTAGGTAAAAAGCCGGTTAAGGAACCGTTGGTCTTAGGACACGAAATATCAGGGATAACGGAAAAAGGGGAAAAAGTAGTTGTCTTTCCAAATTATTGGTGCGGTCATTGTAATAATTGTAGAAGGGGATTTCATAACAGCTGTAAGAATAAAATCTCAATTGGAGTTAATGTTGATGGCGGAATGGCAGAATATATTAACGTACCTAAAGATTTTGTGTTTATAATACCTGATGACTTAAATTTGGAATTAGGGGCTTTAATAGAACCCACGGCTGTTGCTGTCGCCGCAGTGAATAAGATAGACAAAGAGATAGGGAAAGTAGTAATACTAGGGGGCGGCAGTACTGGAACTCTAATATCGATAGTAGCTCAAATAAAAGAATTAGAAGCATTTATTATAGAGAAGGATAGAAGAAAAGAGGAAATCCTTAAAGAGAAAGGGTTTAAAGTAACTAGTGAATTTGAGTTTAATGATAGAATTGCAGTTATAGATACCATAAATAACCAAGAGAGTATATCAGTAGCTCAGACGATTCTTAAAAACTCAGTAGCTAGATCTGAGCTAATAATTACTGGGTTAGACGAGGAACAGATTAGCTTAAATAGAGATATTATAGTTAGAAATGAGGTAATAATTAAAGGTTCAATTATATATAATAGAGATGACTTTTTAAATTCTATAAAACTTGTTAGTGGAAATAGAGAAAAATTCAATAAAATAGTAGACAAGGTATGTTCAATAGATAGTATTAATGAATGTTTCAGAAAATGTGTAATAGAACAACCTAACATAAAAGTCCTCGTAAAAATGGATCCTATTTAG